A stretch of Aerococcus christensenii DNA encodes these proteins:
- a CDS encoding MFS transporter, whose amino-acid sequence MGSLFAGLPKLKNVSLGKFYIYGKLVVSLFWISVFYFATNIKIAVALYGLGWFVVGIVNVYAQTMVQMIVPSEKIGSTMGDIVGISTLMAPLGALLGGYLGEYLSSPRAILIASVIILLVAIYWALNKNIRKLPAVSNFHEVFDVEK is encoded by the coding sequence TTGGGATCTTTGTTCGCAGGTCTTCCAAAACTAAAAAATGTTTCATTAGGAAAATTTTATATTTATGGAAAGCTTGTTGTATCCTTATTTTGGATATCTGTTTTCTATTTTGCTACAAATATAAAAATTGCAGTCGCCTTATACGGTCTTGGATGGTTTGTAGTAGGAATAGTTAATGTTTATGCCCAAACCATGGTGCAGATGATTGTGCCAAGTGAAAAAATCGGTTCTACCATGGGTGATATAGTTGGTATTTCGACTCTTATGGCACCACTTGGAGCCTTACTCGGTGGATACTTGGGAGAATATTTATCAAGTCCAAGGGCAATACTAATAGCAAGTGTAATTATCCTTTTAGTTGCGATTTACTGGGCTTTAAATAAAAATATTAGAAAACTTCCTGCTGTAAGTAATTTTCACGAGGTGTTTGATGTTGAGAAATAA
- the mobL gene encoding relaxase MobL produces the protein MGKPGIILTMEFSPPNSSKPFGDYAHYISRSKALFQDKDSLDNRSKEAQEIIDYHRLIQGNSPDDLKDYGKYIYYMTRAYAIKEMDKTNEKGEKILPGVFSDKQEQMSKKRSADLLKSSHKCSKKGIHFMGRCGFL, from the coding sequence ATGGGTAAACCAGGAATTATTTTAACTATGGAATTTTCTCCTCCTAATTCATCTAAGCCTTTTGGTGATTATGCACACTATATAAGTCGTTCAAAAGCATTGTTTCAAGACAAAGACAGTTTAGATAATCGAAGTAAAGAAGCTCAAGAAATTATTGATTACCATCGGCTTATTCAAGGAAATTCTCCTGACGACTTAAAAGACTACGGAAAATACATTTATTACATGACGCGTGCTTATGCGATTAAAGAAATGGATAAAACAAATGAGAAAGGAGAAAAGATTTTACCTGGTGTCTTTTCTGATAAGCAGGAACAGATGAGCAAAAAAAGATCAGCTGATCTTCTCAAAAGTTCTCACAAATGCTCAAAAAAAGGGATCCATTTTATGGGAAGATGTGGTTTCCTTTGA
- a CDS encoding topoisomerase C-terminal repeat-containing protein, whose amino-acid sequence MQQEVKAIDPSKVKGINTDKTACINGYQVIEKNKSFEISNNTEKFYIFKTIAGGKLSLSDIKELLTSGRTKKKTFVSKKKKKFEAILVLQNDKKLSFCFED is encoded by the coding sequence ATGCAACAAGAAGTAAAAGCAATTGACCCTTCAAAAGTCAAAGGGATTAATACTGATAAAACAGCATGTATTAATGGGTATCAAGTAATAGAAAAAAATAAAAGTTTTGAAATAAGCAATAATACAGAGAAATTTTATATTTTTAAAACTATAGCAGGAGGCAAACTCTCCTTATCGGATATAAAAGAGTTATTGACGAGTGGTCGAACAAAAAAGAAGACTTTCGTAAGTAAAAAGAAAAAGAAATTTGAAGCTATTTTAGTACTTCAAAACGATAAAAAATTAAGTTTTTGTTTTGAGGATTAA
- a CDS encoding FtsX-like permease family protein yields the protein MRRGLSWKFAFQQLGTLKHLSLPFILSSGSMFSLEYILISLMNNEYVNKRHEMLPMLIKIAIILVTALTMIFVLYANNFYHKQRRKEFGLYTVLGLEKRHIRGILAKEKMLQFVCLALFSTIGGHLLGKLIFMGLNKLMNDTGATLMDYPFKWNSVLITLGLVAVTLCLCHFLNSWSIYRLSPVELLHTQHVGEKEPRSKKLLGLVGLLLVGSGYYIALTHADNVLSALQMILVAILLVMVGTYGIFMSVTIMILKGLKRHRSFYYRPVHFLSISGMLSRMKSNAISLASISILCTGILLTLGLTLSVYRGIEDQINHSNAYDYTFVQNEEAQEGNKDTLNHVLGQVKDYAKVQDATITQEYLEFVYVQGEKLEKLPNINEVDSSSINERQIYALRALSLSDFNDYYHQNFHLEKGKVLMTATTKEKADLKELTIMDKSFKVQPITEDFLNTGLAVDHFLIVFPDSVPLDQFNDFYNLKVEVNHKPTIEGPKYSLSFNVKGSSEELDKHKEELEKEYHLSISSRKEKAKLIYELDGGLLFLGLVVGLILVIGVGLMLYYKQISEGQEDHEKFVIMGQIGLPDSLIKQTIRRQILTIFLLPILFALANIAIASKILQALLRLVAVRDIMLVQFSFLAVTIGFVVLYGVFYGLTSHTYYQLVHPGKHKDSIIKSI from the coding sequence ATGCGAAGGGGACTCTCTTGGAAATTTGCTTTTCAACAACTTGGAACTTTAAAACATTTAAGCCTTCCTTTTATTTTGTCCAGTGGAAGCATGTTCAGTTTGGAGTATATTCTGATATCTTTGATGAATAACGAATACGTGAACAAGCGACATGAAATGTTACCTATGTTGATCAAGATAGCGATCATTTTAGTGACTGCCCTAACGATGATTTTTGTCCTTTACGCCAATAATTTTTACCATAAACAGCGGCGAAAGGAATTCGGCCTTTATACAGTCTTAGGGTTAGAAAAGCGACATATTAGGGGAATTTTAGCCAAAGAAAAAATGCTACAATTTGTCTGTTTAGCTCTTTTTTCTACGATAGGTGGTCATTTATTGGGAAAACTCATTTTTATGGGCTTAAACAAATTAATGAATGATACTGGAGCTACTCTAATGGATTATCCTTTTAAGTGGAATAGTGTCCTTATCACTTTAGGGCTTGTAGCGGTTACTTTATGCCTATGTCATTTTTTGAACTCTTGGTCCATCTATCGGCTGTCTCCTGTAGAATTACTTCATACACAACATGTTGGGGAGAAAGAACCACGATCGAAAAAATTATTAGGACTTGTAGGACTCCTCTTAGTAGGGAGTGGCTATTATATCGCTCTAACCCACGCAGACAATGTCCTTTCTGCTTTGCAAATGATTTTAGTGGCTATTCTTTTAGTTATGGTAGGAACTTATGGCATCTTTATGTCTGTGACTATCATGATTTTAAAAGGATTGAAACGCCATCGCTCCTTCTACTATCGTCCCGTTCATTTTCTGTCGATTTCAGGCATGCTCTCTCGAATGAAGTCCAACGCCATCTCCTTAGCTAGCATTTCTATTTTATGTACGGGAATTTTGCTGACACTCGGATTAACCCTATCTGTTTATCGCGGCATAGAAGATCAAATTAATCACTCAAATGCTTATGACTATACCTTTGTTCAAAATGAAGAAGCACAAGAAGGGAATAAGGACACCTTAAATCACGTATTGGGTCAAGTTAAAGACTATGCTAAGGTCCAAGACGCCACTATCACACAAGAATATTTAGAATTTGTTTATGTCCAAGGTGAAAAATTAGAAAAGCTCCCGAACATTAACGAAGTTGATAGTTCTTCCATCAATGAAAGACAAATTTATGCTCTTCGTGCACTTTCACTCAGTGATTTTAATGACTACTATCATCAAAATTTCCACTTGGAAAAGGGGAAAGTCTTAATGACTGCCACCACTAAGGAAAAAGCTGATCTCAAAGAACTAACTATCATGGATAAGTCTTTTAAAGTTCAGCCCATTACTGAGGATTTTTTGAATACGGGTTTAGCAGTTGATCACTTCCTTATTGTTTTTCCAGACTCTGTGCCTTTAGATCAATTCAATGATTTTTACAATCTGAAAGTAGAAGTTAACCATAAACCGACTATAGAAGGTCCTAAGTATTCCTTGAGTTTCAATGTTAAAGGGAGCAGCGAAGAACTCGATAAACATAAAGAGGAACTTGAAAAAGAGTATCATCTCTCCATAAGTTCCAGAAAAGAAAAAGCTAAGTTGATTTATGAATTAGATGGGGGGTTGCTCTTTTTAGGATTAGTCGTTGGTTTGATTTTAGTGATTGGAGTAGGGCTTATGCTCTATTATAAGCAAATCTCAGAAGGGCAAGAAGATCACGAAAAATTTGTTATTATGGGGCAAATCGGATTACCTGACTCTCTAATCAAACAAACCATTCGCCGGCAAATTCTCACCATATTCTTGTTGCCGATCTTATTTGCTTTAGCAAATATTGCTATTGCTTCTAAAATCTTACAAGCACTTCTTCGTTTAGTAGCCGTTCGAGATATTATGTTGGTTCAGTTTAGCTTTTTAGCTGTTACGATAGGTTTTGTCGTCCTATACGGGGTCTTTTACGGATTAACTTCCCATACGTATTATCAGCTCGTTCATCCAGGGAAACACAAAGACTCAATTATAAAGTCTATTTAA
- a CDS encoding GntP family permease, with translation MEIIGIIGLIIAIVGIIYLSFKGLNMVVAAPIAALLIILCNQMNIWGTFIGPEHSYMAGLASFLIKNFGIFILGAIFGKYMDKSHATVSIADFILSKIGTDSPYKVLVALTLIGAILTFGGISIFVVFFTLIPLARPIFKKLDINWKLLSIPLYLGAGTFTMSMIPGTPSVQNAIPTTVLGTKLTAAPSLGIISTIIMLVFGLWYMKIALKKSQTNGEGFYSYLDEGEKRPDENDEELVKENLPSFMISILPLIVMIATIIFFNNVKNIILIALTFSIVLCAILFRKYLPNQIDVLNAGAIGSIGSSFVAASAVAFGMVLTNAPTFNIVKEFILHIPGPPLVSLAVATSILSGVMAASGSIGTVITQLAPTYLAMGIPAEIIHRIVVIGGGVITVVPQSGVVLTFNTISGLNFKHGFKEAFIVSNGGFLISLIITVIVAQLFYL, from the coding sequence ATGGAAATTATTGGTATAATTGGATTAATTATAGCGATAGTAGGAATAATTTATCTTTCTTTTAAAGGCTTAAATATGGTTGTCGCTGCACCTATAGCAGCTTTACTCATTATCTTATGTAATCAAATGAATATTTGGGGGACCTTCATTGGACCAGAACATTCCTATATGGCAGGATTAGCAAGCTTCTTAATTAAAAATTTTGGAATTTTTATTCTTGGAGCTATTTTTGGAAAGTATATGGACAAATCACATGCCACAGTTTCTATTGCAGATTTTATCTTATCTAAAATAGGAACTGATAGTCCTTATAAAGTTTTAGTTGCTTTAACTTTAATTGGAGCTATTTTAACATTTGGAGGAATTAGTATATTTGTCGTATTCTTTACATTGATTCCTTTAGCTCGGCCAATATTTAAAAAACTGGATATTAATTGGAAGCTTTTGTCTATCCCACTTTATTTAGGTGCTGGGACATTCACTATGTCGATGATTCCAGGGACTCCTTCTGTTCAAAACGCTATTCCAACAACAGTATTAGGGACTAAACTAACAGCTGCGCCAAGCTTGGGAATTATTTCAACAATCATCATGCTAGTATTTGGCTTATGGTATATGAAAATAGCTCTTAAAAAAAGTCAAACAAATGGAGAAGGATTTTATAGTTATTTAGATGAAGGAGAAAAGAGACCAGATGAAAATGATGAAGAATTAGTAAAAGAGAATCTTCCGTCTTTTATGATAAGTATTTTACCGCTTATTGTTATGATAGCAACCATTATTTTCTTCAACAATGTCAAAAATATTATTTTAATTGCTTTAACTTTTAGTATTGTTTTATGTGCGATTTTATTTAGAAAATATTTACCTAATCAAATCGATGTTTTAAATGCAGGTGCAATAGGGTCCATTGGATCTTCTTTTGTAGCAGCAAGTGCAGTAGCATTTGGAATGGTTTTAACAAACGCACCTACATTTAATATCGTTAAAGAATTTATTTTACATATTCCTGGACCACCTTTAGTTAGCTTAGCGGTTGCAACTTCTATTCTTTCTGGAGTAATGGCTGCTTCAGGTTCTATTGGAACAGTAATCACACAATTAGCACCTACATATTTAGCTATGGGCATACCTGCTGAAATTATTCATAGAATTGTCGTTATCGGAGGCGGAGTTATTACAGTAGTTCCGCAATCTGGAGTTGTTTTAACATTTAACACTATTAGTGGCTTAAACTTTAAGCACGGATTTAAAGAAGCGTTTATCGTAAGTAATGGGGGATTCCTTATTTCTTTAATTATTACGGTTATTGTTGCTCAACTTTTTTATCTGTAA
- a CDS encoding C-terminal binding protein produces MVKIVRLFEDNMNEVEEKTIKELGFCAEVLVRPSTTEEEVIENAKDADVIIAVYEPLTKKVLESLPNLKMVMYRSIGFNSIDLDFANEIKLPVGHCSQYCTQEVADWVLGSILMHNRRLNDFNNSVKIDKKWDYELFPSMRRLAKQKVGLIGFGSIPRLVTKRLAAFGADVLAYDPFVSDEDFEKLGVKKASLEEIFEKCDYISSHLPLNESTEKLIDKKLFSLVKEEAVFINSSRGGVVNEDDLYEALKEGKLSYAILDVLSTEQPDVYNNKLINLEKVFITPHIAFYSQDAFKQGAADTINNIYKYFKGDYTKAELVNLKHIN; encoded by the coding sequence ATGGTAAAAATTGTTAGATTATTCGAAGATAATATGAATGAAGTCGAAGAAAAAACTATAAAAGAATTGGGATTTTGTGCTGAAGTTTTGGTAAGACCATCCACAACAGAAGAAGAAGTTATTGAAAATGCAAAAGATGCTGATGTAATCATAGCTGTTTATGAACCCTTAACAAAGAAGGTTTTAGAATCCTTACCAAATCTAAAGATGGTTATGTACAGGTCTATAGGATTTAACTCAATTGACCTAGACTTTGCTAACGAAATCAAACTTCCAGTGGGCCACTGTAGCCAGTATTGTACACAAGAAGTAGCTGATTGGGTCTTGGGATCCATCCTTATGCACAATAGGAGATTGAATGATTTCAATAATTCTGTAAAAATTGACAAAAAATGGGACTATGAGTTATTTCCAAGTATGAGAAGATTAGCCAAGCAAAAGGTTGGACTCATTGGCTTTGGAAGCATACCAAGATTAGTTACAAAGAGATTAGCGGCCTTCGGAGCAGATGTTTTAGCTTATGATCCTTTTGTTTCTGATGAAGACTTTGAAAAACTTGGTGTAAAAAAAGCGAGCCTTGAAGAAATATTTGAAAAATGCGATTATATATCCTCCCATCTTCCTCTAAATGAAAGTACAGAAAAACTTATAGACAAAAAGCTTTTCTCTCTTGTAAAAGAAGAAGCGGTGTTTATCAATTCTTCAAGAGGAGGAGTGGTAAATGAAGATGACCTCTATGAGGCTCTAAAGGAAGGGAAACTTTCTTATGCAATCTTAGATGTACTTTCCACCGAACAGCCAGATGTTTACAATAATAAACTTATCAATCTAGAGAAGGTATTTATAACCCCGCACATAGCTTTCTATTCACAAGATGCCTTCAAGCAAGGGGCGGCAGATACTATAAATAATATCTACAAATATTTCAAGGGCGATTACACAAAAGCCGAGTTGGTAAATTTAAAGCATATAAACTAA
- a CDS encoding CD1845 family protein, protein MLWILKIILFPISLVLGVLTAFLKFLLGIGTTLLYIIVLFCIFGAIASFIQGEVGTGISGLIIGFLFSPYGLPMIGATVIAFIEVINDRIRVV, encoded by the coding sequence ATGCTATGGATTTTGAAAATTATCTTATTTCCGATTAGTCTTGTCTTAGGAGTCCTGACAGCTTTTCTGAAATTCCTACTTGGCATAGGGACGACACTTTTGTATATCATTGTGCTGTTCTGCATATTCGGAGCAATAGCTTCTTTCATTCAGGGTGAAGTCGGAACAGGAATATCGGGACTTATTATCGGATTCTTATTTAGTCCTTACGGACTGCCGATGATAGGAGCGACAGTCATAGCCTTTATTGAGGTGATAAATGATAGGATAAGGGTAGTATAG
- a CDS encoding MurR/RpiR family transcriptional regulator yields MNLDNVITKFHLTPTEINILTYLTQAPAQITIRELAEKTFVSPATIIHLAKKMHFSGYSELLFSFNREREKISSNMTESSLIKQYGEEFSKLLITYQDKLIVFMGVGFSLHLAHYMSDLLTAFGFRTICNTYEEFIQQQFSDKALIVFVSNSGNTEYLLHLAHIASKNSVTSLLFTGNPSAELSQTASLTICTESYTIFRYNTYKPQLFFGRTLIYFEILIAYTMKKIEDQQNSSTFLQ; encoded by the coding sequence ATGAATCTTGATAACGTTATTACTAAATTTCATTTAACGCCTACCGAAATTAATATTTTGACTTATTTAACACAAGCACCTGCACAAATTACTATTCGTGAATTGGCAGAAAAAACTTTTGTTTCCCCTGCTACTATTATTCATCTTGCAAAAAAAATGCATTTTTCTGGTTATAGTGAGCTTTTGTTTTCATTTAATCGCGAACGAGAAAAAATAAGTTCAAATATGACAGAATCATCACTTATTAAGCAATACGGTGAAGAATTTTCTAAATTGTTGATCACTTATCAAGATAAACTTATTGTTTTTATGGGAGTAGGATTTTCTCTGCATTTAGCTCATTATATGTCGGATTTATTAACAGCATTTGGATTTCGTACGATTTGCAATACCTACGAAGAATTTATTCAGCAACAATTTTCTGATAAAGCCCTTATTGTTTTTGTTTCTAATTCTGGTAATACAGAGTATCTTTTACATTTAGCACATATTGCTTCTAAAAATAGTGTCACTTCTCTTTTATTTACAGGCAACCCTAGTGCCGAACTTAGTCAAACTGCTTCTTTAACTATTTGTACAGAGAGCTATACGATTTTTCGTTATAACACTTATAAACCACAGCTCTTTTTTGGAAGAACTCTTATTTATTTTGAAATATTAATTGCTTATACAATGAAAAAAATAGAAGATCAGCAAAATTCTTCTACATTCTTACAATGA
- a CDS encoding flavocytochrome c — MTKVKFIPGIYKTRATGHNGSLPMEVELSEKRIEAIRIDTSGESKGITNPVFERIPKFIIEGQTLNVDTISGATVTSKGILEGVAQAIQKAGVNPKLLQQRDKYPVNQKEYPSEKQVDVLVIGSGGAGLSAAISALDEHAKVLIIEKFPSLGGNTTRTGGQMNAANPSWQKQFKSFPGEKKNLERIYNMKEKDIPYDYLPTFKALKKELNIYFEDIENGKDYLFDSENLFCIQTLLGGIRTNLDGKKTQGNYELVSNLAHEAVHTIQWLKEKGVSFSEDHVTEPVGGSWRRAIEPNPVGGYGFIHPLQNYFISHGGEIFTECRAKELLMKNGKITGVKAEFYNGSPITINVKKGVVMATGGFSANYEMIKKYDNYWGNLPENIPTTNSPAMTGDGIKMGLAVNADVVDMEFAQLMPSADPITGNIFSGIDCPPSDFVFVNTEGRRFVNEYGTRDELCQAIFDQGGLIYNISDKQIASTRFNSTDEQLENDIKNKACFRANTIRDLAEQINIDPDILEETIKNYNHYVEEGNDPEFNKSSFNYKVEVPPFYATPRSPATHHTMGGLKINVNAQVLNKDGNIINGLFAAGEVAGGIHAGNRLGGNALIDIFTYGKIAGKNAVKNNQE, encoded by the coding sequence ATGACAAAAGTGAAATTTATACCTGGAATATATAAAACACGTGCCACTGGACATAACGGTTCTTTACCAATGGAAGTGGAGTTATCTGAGAAACGAATTGAAGCTATTCGTATTGATACAAGTGGAGAAAGTAAAGGAATTACTAATCCAGTTTTTGAACGCATTCCAAAATTTATTATTGAGGGACAAACATTAAATGTAGATACTATTAGTGGGGCTACAGTGACTAGTAAGGGAATTTTAGAAGGGGTTGCGCAAGCGATTCAAAAAGCAGGAGTTAATCCAAAACTTTTACAACAAAGAGACAAATATCCAGTAAATCAAAAAGAATATCCTTCAGAAAAACAAGTTGATGTGCTAGTTATCGGTTCAGGAGGTGCAGGCTTATCTGCAGCTATTTCTGCTCTTGATGAGCACGCAAAAGTTCTAATAATAGAAAAATTTCCTTCATTAGGAGGAAATACGACACGCACAGGAGGACAAATGAATGCAGCTAATCCTTCTTGGCAAAAGCAATTCAAATCTTTCCCAGGTGAAAAAAAGAATTTGGAAAGAATTTACAATATGAAAGAAAAAGATATTCCTTATGACTATTTACCAACATTTAAAGCTTTAAAAAAGGAATTGAATATATATTTTGAAGATATAGAAAATGGTAAAGATTACTTATTTGATTCAGAAAATCTATTCTGTATACAAACTTTATTAGGTGGAATTCGAACAAATCTAGATGGGAAAAAAACACAAGGAAACTATGAATTAGTATCCAATTTAGCACATGAAGCTGTTCATACAATTCAATGGTTGAAAGAGAAAGGGGTTAGTTTTAGTGAAGATCATGTGACAGAACCAGTAGGAGGTTCCTGGAGACGTGCAATTGAGCCAAATCCAGTTGGCGGATACGGATTTATTCATCCACTTCAAAACTACTTTATAAGTCACGGCGGTGAAATTTTTACAGAATGTAGAGCAAAAGAATTACTCATGAAAAATGGCAAAATTACTGGAGTAAAAGCAGAATTTTATAATGGAAGTCCAATTACTATTAATGTAAAAAAAGGAGTAGTAATGGCTACTGGGGGATTTAGTGCAAATTATGAAATGATCAAAAAATACGATAATTATTGGGGCAATTTACCAGAAAATATTCCAACTACTAATTCTCCTGCAATGACAGGTGATGGAATAAAAATGGGGTTAGCGGTAAATGCTGATGTGGTAGATATGGAATTTGCACAATTAATGCCAAGTGCAGATCCTATTACAGGAAATATTTTTAGTGGAATTGATTGTCCGCCATCAGATTTTGTATTTGTAAATACAGAAGGTAGAAGATTTGTTAATGAATACGGAACAAGAGATGAATTATGTCAAGCAATTTTCGATCAGGGGGGCCTTATCTATAATATATCAGATAAACAAATAGCATCTACTCGATTTAATTCTACTGATGAACAATTAGAAAATGATATTAAAAATAAAGCTTGTTTTAGAGCGAATACTATTCGAGATTTAGCTGAACAGATCAATATCGACCCTGATATTTTAGAAGAAACCATTAAAAATTATAATCATTATGTTGAAGAAGGAAATGATCCAGAATTTAATAAAAGTTCCTTTAATTACAAAGTTGAAGTCCCACCTTTTTATGCAACACCAAGAAGTCCTGCAACGCACCATACGATGGGGGGATTAAAAATTAATGTCAATGCTCAAGTCTTGAATAAAGATGGCAATATAATCAATGGATTATTTGCAGCCGGGGAGGTCGCTGGAGGTATTCACGCTGGCAATCGCTTAGGTGGTAATGCGCTCATTGACATATTTACTTATGGAAAAATAGCAGGGAAAAATGCTGTAAAAAATAATCAAGAATAA
- a CDS encoding YjiH family protein, with product MTKNVEKSNIIKFILGTLFGVFFVLVPFNFDGKVDTVLFYYVKLFVSKFNNILTPLVILCICVSALISLFNLFNNRTYFANNRLMKKLFVTSPFYVANRIIGAILALMIYFTVGPDFIISEDTGGSMLSLASQLSVVVPSMLLFQTFILEFGAMEFLGQFVGKIVKPLFKVSEICATSIISAWVGPGNAAIMGTSELFDQGYYTLREAAIISTQFTTGSIGWVVVVSSVLGVMDYFGSILLGLFVVSIIVAFISVRIKPVSSYADVYSESNKATSIKNDTAKQGSVIARATEEASNRASQVTSENFISKIDNMTFYIFWLTPIIVFWGTAALILATHTPVISYVSLPIEWILSLMGVEESKVAASAIMSGIADNYLPVIIGGSIQSVQTRVIVAMMSIISIIYLSETATLLTSTKTVPRFIDVIIIFLERTFIALPFVVLFVKLIA from the coding sequence ATGACTAAGAACGTTGAAAAAAGTAATATAATTAAATTTATATTAGGAACTTTATTTGGAGTATTTTTTGTTTTAGTGCCTTTTAATTTTGATGGGAAAGTAGATACTGTTCTATTTTACTATGTAAAATTATTTGTAAGTAAGTTCAATAACATTCTTACACCCCTGGTAATTTTGTGCATTTGTGTTAGTGCCTTAATTTCCTTGTTTAACTTGTTTAATAATAGGACTTACTTTGCGAATAACAGGCTTATGAAAAAATTATTTGTTACATCACCATTTTATGTAGCAAATAGGATTATAGGAGCTATTTTAGCACTTATGATTTACTTTACAGTAGGACCTGACTTTATTATTTCAGAAGATACTGGTGGCTCTATGTTATCATTAGCAAGTCAACTTTCTGTTGTTGTTCCATCCATGCTTTTATTTCAAACCTTTATCCTAGAATTTGGAGCTATGGAATTTTTGGGACAGTTTGTTGGAAAGATAGTAAAACCGCTTTTTAAAGTTTCAGAAATTTGTGCGACAAGTATAATAAGCGCTTGGGTAGGACCTGGAAATGCAGCGATTATGGGAACTAGCGAGTTGTTTGACCAAGGATATTACACTCTTAGAGAAGCAGCAATCATATCTACACAATTTACAACTGGTAGTATAGGCTGGGTAGTTGTTGTTTCCTCAGTACTCGGAGTTATGGATTACTTTGGTTCTATATTATTGGGTTTATTTGTAGTCTCTATTATAGTTGCCTTCATATCTGTTAGAATAAAACCAGTTTCTTCTTATGCTGATGTATATTCAGAAAGTAATAAGGCAACAAGCATTAAAAACGATACAGCTAAGCAAGGAAGTGTTATAGCAAGAGCAACTGAGGAGGCTTCAAACAGAGCATCCCAAGTAACAAGTGAAAATTTCATCTCAAAGATTGATAATATGACCTTCTATATATTTTGGTTAACACCAATAATAGTTTTCTGGGGGACTGCTGCCCTTATTTTAGCAACGCATACACCAGTTATTTCCTATGTATCTTTACCAATAGAGTGGATTTTATCTCTTATGGGAGTTGAGGAATCTAAGGTGGCTGCAAGTGCTATAATGTCAGGCATAGCAGATAACTACTTGCCAGTTATTATAGGAGGATCAATCCAAAGTGTTCAAACTAGAGTAATAGTTGCGATGATGAGTATTATATCTATAATCTACCTATCAGAAACAGCAACCTTACTTACATCTACAAAAACGGTTCCAAGATTTATTGATGTAATTATTATCTTTTTGGAAAGAACATTTATAGCTCTACCATTTGTCGTTTTGTTCGTAAAATTAATAGCTTAG
- a CDS encoding SDR family oxidoreductase — MLANQVILISGSSRGIGAALARGFAKEKSCIVINYRSNDKCAKEVADYCQAEGAEVILAKGDVTTEEGVNKVVNEALDNFGHIDVLINNVFAPFQFNAEKRKKAWQVPWEDYAYQLQGGLKATCLLTQAVLPSMMANSSGSIINMVSNLVADPVVPYTDYIAAKASIVGYTKSMAKDLGSMGIRMNAIAPGLVYPTDSTYVTKELLKEKLIASTALKRIVHVEDIVGPALFLASDWSRMMTGQVLYVDGGLVMQD; from the coding sequence TTGCTAGCTAATCAAGTAATTCTAATCAGTGGCTCTAGTCGAGGCATTGGAGCAGCTCTTGCAAGGGGATTTGCTAAAGAAAAGTCATGCATCGTCATTAACTATAGATCTAATGATAAATGTGCAAAAGAAGTGGCAGATTATTGTCAAGCGGAAGGTGCTGAAGTGATCTTAGCTAAAGGAGATGTCACAACAGAAGAAGGCGTTAATAAGGTCGTGAATGAAGCTTTAGATAATTTTGGACACATAGATGTTTTAATTAATAATGTTTTTGCACCTTTTCAATTTAACGCCGAAAAAAGAAAAAAAGCTTGGCAAGTCCCTTGGGAGGATTATGCTTATCAACTTCAGGGCGGTTTAAAAGCCACTTGTTTGCTTACACAAGCGGTTCTACCAAGTATGATGGCCAACAGTTCAGGAAGCATTATCAATATGGTTTCTAATTTAGTGGCTGATCCAGTCGTCCCTTATACTGATTACATTGCTGCCAAGGCTAGTATTGTTGGCTATACGAAGAGCATGGCTAAAGATTTGGGAAGCATGGGAATTCGCATGAATGCTATCGCTCCGGGTCTTGTTTATCCAACAGATAGTACCTATGTCACCAAAGAATTGTTAAAAGAAAAACTGATAGCATCCACTGCACTCAAAAGAATCGTTCACGTCGAAGATATTGTAGGCCCAGCGCTCTTTTTAGCTTCTGATTGGAGTAGAATGATGACAGGTCAAGTTCTTTATGTAGATGGCGGTCTTGTTATGCAAGATTAG